In Oreochromis aureus strain Israel breed Guangdong linkage group 17, ZZ_aureus, whole genome shotgun sequence, the genomic stretch GAACTCAAATTAGATCGACTGCTTGGAGTTGCAGACAGATTTATAGGGTTACAAAAcatgcaacaacaaaaacatatttctgCGCCAAATTCTGTTTGTTTAGTGAGTCTTATTGTAACTTCATCCATATTTTTTACCACTAGACTGTATTTAAATTAACCAAAAAAAATGCAGGCAAGTCCAAAAACAGGTACGTAGTagattttgttcagttttaATGGTTCGTCAACCCCAAAAAGTTTGGGAATCGGTCTATTAAGTAACTTAAGAGATGGGAAAATCAGCCAAAtgtacaaacacgcacacacactcacacacactctaacAGCACTGTGCATGGTAGTGAACGTTACAGTTTACAGTAGTGTGCTGATGTTTAAAAATGCCACAGGTAGCACTCTTCACCATACTTGCTTTTTCTTAAATCTTAGGCTATTCCACCATCTCCTTGTCTGTCATCACGTGCTGTCTCCTCCACTTATAAAACCACCATGACAATGAAAATATGTAGAGAGCAAAGACCGCTGGGAAATCATAGAGGAAAACAATGACAAAGAATCCACTAATTAAGAGGGCATAGATTAGAAGTCTAGTGACGTGACTGAGGATATATAATATACTGCACCATACAAGACCATCGGTCTCTTTTAATTTCTCtgaggaagaagatggatgttTGTGAAATGGGTGGGCTGATTTATTAAAAATCTCTCCGTGGGCAACTACACAGCCTTCTATTTGTCTGCCTGTCTCACAATGAGCAGCCGATCTTTCTTTTATGTGAGTGTGGCTTTTCTGATCCATCGGAGCTTCTCCCAGAGCTGGAGTTGTTTCAGGCAATGATTGCCGACTACGCGCATCTAAGGTGGTGGTGAGATTGTGACTGAGATTAGAACTCAAAATCAAATCTGTATGTGATTCAGAGACAAAGTGAGTTTGTTCTGCTGTGTCAAGTAACTTACTTCCTTCTAGCACAGAGCGTTCATGGCCTTTAGTGGGTACGGCTTGCTCTAGGCCTTGACAGAAACTTGAGTTTGGATCTGTTGGTAATTCCGTCAAGGAAAATACACCTGAATCAAAAGTGTCATTGAAGTCTTTTTCAAAAAGAAGATGGCAGCCTTGTGTAGTATCTCTCAGCATGCACCCCATTCCATCAACAATATCAGTGTGTCTATTTGATGTCTGCACTTCTCTCCCATAGACCTCTTCCCAAATCCCCCTGACCAAATCTTCTACAAATCTTTCTATGAAGATCTCCTCCAATCCCACCTCTATCACCTCAAGTGATGCAGTATTTTCTCCCATAATAGGTTCTTTTGTTCCATCTGACAGCTTTTTATATTCAACACGCAGAGAGCTCTCAACTTCTGCTGacaactcttcttcttctttcaatTCTGCCGGTGCATTCTTCCTCTCCCCCTGAGGGCCCTCCACATTACCCATCAACTCCCTCCCTGCTTCCATTTTCAGCTCCCGAATACTCATCATCTCATCTCTGTCTTCCTGAGTCGTATCTCCTTCTAGTCTTTGTAACGTCTCAGATTGGTGTTCCGCTGAAGTGTCTTTCTTCGCAGCATTCTCCTTTACTTCGATTTCCTCTTGGCTCGTTTCGCCACATATGTTCTCATTTTGACCCTCCGTGTCTTCCTGTGAGTCAGTCGATCCCACTTCAACCACTTCCAGTCCCTTTGGGTTGCATTTATTTGCTGGAGGTCTGAATGTATTGCGGCCACTTTGGAAAGCCTGGTTGACATCATTTGATTTCTCAGTAGGTCTCGTCTTTTCTGATTGATTTTCTATTATTCCGTTGCAACTAAAGCTTTTTCCCACCTCTGTCTTGTTGAAGTTTAATCCGTGCTCACCTTCTTTCAATTTCAGTCCGTTTTGTTCCATTTGTGATTCCTGCTTCATCTCGACTTTTGGCTCCTTGCCTCTTTGGACTGACTGTGACTGTTTGTCGTACACATCCAAAATTATTGATGCACTCACATCTAAAGCTGTATCATTATGTTGCCATGCTTGATCATCTAACGCCTGGAACCTTTCCTCTGCTGTACTTATTAGTCCCTTTGTTTCATTACCTGTTGTTGAAAAGGACGTTTCCTGCTCTGTCTTTTCGAGTGCTGTCACGCCTTTGGTGTTCAATGGAACGCCTTCATTCAATTCGGCTGCCACGattttgttttcctgctttgAATCAAATCTACCAGCGTGTAAATGTTGAGGTCCTGTTTCACTCTCCTGCTGATTTCCGCCATTTCTGTTTGGCCCAAATTGCTCACACTGCATTTCATCTGCATACCTTGGGGAGGTTTCACTCTCTTCTGTTCTGTGTGGCCTAAATATCTCCTCCTCTGTAGATGCTTTATTTTCCGTATAGTTCATCATGATGTCTTCCTCCTCCACTCCTTTTCTGGATGTGGAAGAAACATACCTCGCCCCATCCTTTGTCCCTTGTCTGATTGTCTCCCTAAATGCCAGTGTGTCATCTACGGCATTGTGTGCAGTACCTGTAACCTCTCCTTCCCCGGTGGAAGAAAGACCCTCATCCAGCCTTGCTTCCTGTGAGATACTATCAACAGCACTGGCATTCTGAAACCCTGGCATTGCTGTCATGTCTGTTGTCTGCGACTCCCCTGAGCTTGTTATTAAGTCAGCCATGTGTGATGTGATGGGCTCCTCTTCTACTTCTTTCGCTCCTCCTATTATTCCTTCCCTTTCTCGCTCCCGGACCACATGCTTGTGACACTCGGTTGAACTGTCAATAGAGTCCTCGGACCGCGGTGCCCCCTCGAGGCAAAATTTCTGTGGAGTGTCTGTTACAGAGCTTGTCTCTGACCTTTGGGATGCGTCTTGTGTTGCTGCGTTGTCATCTCTTGGGCTGGTGACACATGCCTCTGCTGGCTGGTGGTCTTCGGTGTTCAAGGCAACATTAGCCAACAGTTCTCCCCATGTGTCTGACAGAGGCTGACGTGCATCTAAGCAGTGTGCCTGTGCGGCGGCAGGAATACCTGCACCCAGTTGAAATTCTCGAAATGCTGAATATTGGGGTTGGGGCCCTTTGTCGTTTGAAGGAGAcactgatgctgctgtctgcaGCCATTCTGACTCTGGAACGTTGGAATGGTCGGGCCCATTAAGAAAGGCCTGCCATGCATCGCACACAGAGGCTTTTTTATTGTCGGTATCATCTGTACCGGGAAGAAAGGTCTCCCACATGTCATCAGCAGAAGGTGCGTTTTCTTCTTTTGACAAGATCGTTTTAGCTTTTCCGCTCCAGATGTCATCCGCGTCAGCCGTCTCCCACTGCTGGGGTTTGTCATTGCTCCAGTCCAGTGTAAGGAGAGGAATCTGATGGTAGGTGAGGACTTGTGGGCACTCGTTCGGTTGCGCCTTTTGGTATTTATAGAGCAAGCTGGCAGAGTCACCCCAGGGAGCCGGCATAGACTGAGAGTCTTTCTGGCCACTGGCTGAGTCACATGCAAGATCCTTGGATTCTTGATGCGTTCTTTGGGAGAGGTAGTCCTGCACACGTACCAAACGTGCTGCTTTGCGTCTGCTTTTTACGCTCTCCACCTGTCAAAAAAGGCCAAAAGTCAAAGCAGTTAGTTTTGTTAAGTCACCGTGCTGGCGAAACCCTGATATTTGCTTGGTGATTAAAAACGTGCCTTTCCTTTGagtatttttttatatagcCAACATGCAATGCATTTCAATAATCTAGCAACTTCAGACCTATTCTTGTTTGACTCATTAATTTTCCCACATGTTTACAAGCATGCTCCATGTATTATTAATGGACTGCATGTGAAGGATTTCAGATGTGTTCCCAAGTATCAGGTTAGCTAACTTCATGTACCCTTCTGGGACTCACTGTGCAGTATAACATGCACCGCTTCCTCAGCTATCATTTGTACCTTGGAGACAAACAAGAACTGCGTTTTTATGATGACCCAACATACATTTTATGGCTGGGGGAGTTTACTTTTTGGTGATGCTGGTGTTTTATAATTTCCTAAAACACTGAAGACACGCCAAACATTACCCCTTCCGGCTGTATCTCTGTAAATCCCTATGACCCACACTCCCactcctttttctttgtttttcatcctCTCTTAAAAGCATAGTGGGAACTGCTGAACCTCAAACTGCAGCCTCTGGCCTAGCGCATTACTTCATTatcaataaatgtttttcattatcaTTTGGGGTTGggtaaaataatataaaaagagCCTCACCAAAGTTCTGTGCTCATCACTGTGAAGTAATAACTGGACATCTTTGCTGTCCAGTGTCTGCCTGTGGGCCTTTTCTGCTCTCTGTGTTGCTTCTAGTTCTGCAGAAGACCAAAAAAGGCAAGGGTGAAAGTTTTGTTGCACATTAAAACATATATGCACACATGTATGCATATATAAACACTAAGTACACACCTGTAGCCACTGTTGCTGCGTTAGCATTATCCCGGGTCTTCTCCACTGTGCTTCCATTCCTGTTGTTCAAAATAAGATATGGCTAGCGTGACATAAGATGTTTTCCAGACAGCACCAGATAATTAATTTAACAATCCAGTATGTATAGTATTCATCAGATCTTTTTATAGTAAAAGGGGTATTGTTCCTCTTTATCCTCCAGATGTTGTGTTTCATAATTTCGCGAAGCTTAAAGTCCCCATAAACACCTCGAGCACTGGGGTTCAAGTCAAATGGTATAATAGAAAACAGGTTTCAATCTTTTATTAAAGACACGCCTTAAACAACAACTGGCCGTGTTGTATAATTATGATACACAGTATACATAATACCTATTATGCACGTCCAGACAGTGTGTATCTGCGCCAGAGGCCTTTGAAATATGTTTGTCTGCTGCGTTATCTGGCCCTTGTGCTGCAGCAGCTCAAAGCCAGAGCATGCACATAAAGGGGAGCTATAATTCTTGAGgcataaaaaaagaattttgCAGATGGGGTCAAAGAGGATAAAATGAGCATATCTTGCTACAGTGGAGACGTCATGGAAACCGGCGCATACATCTGGCCATAAATGGGCAATGTGTGTTCTACAGGCCGCTGGATGGTTACATAACACCTCACTGTAAACACACAATGGCCCAGTTAGTGGAGCATATTGGTTTCAATGACTTCTCTTAATGAGAAGAGCAGCACAGTGTAAGTGCACTGTGCCAACTTTCAAActtccttgtttaaaaaaatgtttaaaaaaactccCGACTTTCACACCTGTTAGCTTTGAGACAGCTCCTCTTGCTCTTGTAGCTCTCCTCTTGCATTTGAGGCCCATGCTCCTTTATCTGTCCCTTTTGGTGGCAAAACATCACGTAATTAAGTCCTTTGTTGTTAGCCCAGAATGTGCCCGCTGATGATTCATAACAGAGACAGAACTCCAATCTAGTCCCTTCTCTCTCTAACGGAGGCACCAAAGTATACTTGAAGGCAAACCTGTCTGTTTTTCTATCACTGGACCCGGGCACGTACTCTGCCGGGAGGTCAAAGCAGCTGTTCCAGCGGTCGAGAGTGATCCGGGCAAAAACAGACTTACTGTAGCAGAGGTTGACCACCCTGACGATGCCTCGAAGGGTGGTGGTCCCCGGGAGGAGTTCAATGCTTTCCAGTTCGACCATCTGTGCCTGCAGCCTCTGTTCCAGCTCCTCCGGGGATGACGGGACTGTAAACAGACAGCACATATAGAGCTCCTCTAATGAATGAAGTGCCTCCTGCTCAGCAGCCCGACTGACTTCTAGTTCTGCCGCTTCAGCACTGTCAAACTCCTTGACAGAGACCAGGTTGAGGCCAAATGCATCTGCGAAAGACACCTTCCTGCGAATAACTGGTGGGGGTTCTGGTTCCGAGTCGTCATCTGTCTCCTCATCTGTGGTGGAGCCCGTGGGAGAAGAGGCCTTCATTCCCCCCTCattctgttttccacttttcccttgttcctcctccatcatcagcCCGTCCTGTTGCGAGGGTTGAACGCACAGAGTCTCCATAATATGCGATGGTCTTGAGCTGTCTGCCTGTCCTGCCGTCTGTCCGCTAGGAGGGTGGCACAGAGCAGAGTGACCCTCGCCCGGCTACAGTGATAgtgtagaggggagagcagggagaggacgtGACTTGACAGATGGAGTTCGGTTACAGCGAAGCTCGTGAGCCTGAGCCAGGCCTATTAATAGGACACATATAACTAGACCAAGGCTGGCTTGTTATCCTCGCAGTTACGCTCTCATAATATGTTTGTTAGTAACATCATAACTACATGAAAGCAAAGCATTTACAG encodes the following:
- the ppp1r3aa gene encoding uncharacterized protein ppp1r3aa isoform X2; the encoded protein is MQLRNGSTVEKTRDNANAATVATELEATQRAEKAHRQTLDSKDVQLLLHSDEHRTLVESVKSRRKAARLVRVQDYLSQRTHQESKDLACDSASGQKDSQSMPAPWGDSASLLYKYQKAQPNECPQVLTYHQIPLLTLDWSNDKPQQWETADADDIWSGKAKTILSKEENAPSADDMWETFLPGTDDTDNKKASVCDAWQAFLNGPDHSNVPESEWLQTAASVSPSNDKGPQPQYSAFREFQLGAGIPAAAQAHCLDARQPLSDTWGELLANVALNTEDHQPAEACVTSPRDDNAATQDASQRSETSSVTDTPQKFCLEGAPRSEDSIDSSTECHKHVVREREREGIIGGAKEVEEEPITSHMADLITSSGESQTTDMTAMPGFQNASAVDSISQEARLDEGLSSTGEGEVTGTAHNAVDDTLAFRETIRQGTKDGARYVSSTSRKGVEEEDIMMNYTENKASTEEEIFRPHRTEESETSPRYADEMQCEQFGPNRNGGNQQESETGPQHLHAGRFDSKQENKIVAAELNEGVPLNTKGVTALEKTEQETSFSTTGNETKGLISTAEERFQALDDQAWQHNDTALDVSASIILDVYDKQSQSVQRGKEPKVEMKQESQMEQNGLKLKEGEHGLNFNKTEVGKSFSCNGIIENQSEKTRPTEKSNDVNQAFQSGRNTFRPPANKCNPKGLEVVEVGSTDSQEDTEGQNENICGETSQEEIEVKENAAKKDTSAEHQSETLQRLEGDTTQEDRDEMMSIRELKMEAGRELMGNVEGPQGERKNAPAELKEEEELSAEVESSLRVEYKKLSDGTKEPIMGENTASLEVIEVGLEEIFIERFVEDLVRGIWEEVYGREVQTSNRHTDIVDGMGCMLRDTTQGCHLLFEKDFNDTFDSGVFSLTELPTDPNSSFCQGLEQAVPTKGHERSVLEGSKLLDTAEQTHFVSESHTDLILSSNLSHNLTTTLDARSRQSLPETTPALGEAPMDQKSHTHIKERSAAHCETGRQIEGCVVAHGEIFNKSAHPFHKHPSSSSEKLKETDGLVWCSILYILSHVTRLLIYALLISGFFVIVFLYDFPAVFALYIFSLSWWFYKWRRQHVMTDKEMVE
- the ppp1r3aa gene encoding uncharacterized protein ppp1r3aa isoform X1, yielding METLCVQPSQQDGLMMEEEQGKSGKQNEGGMKASSPTGSTTDEETDDDSEPEPPPVIRRKVSFADAFGLNLVSVKEFDSAEAAELEVSRAAEQEALHSLEELYMCCLFTVPSSPEELEQRLQAQMVELESIELLPGTTTLRGIVRVVNLCYSKSVFARITLDRWNSCFDLPAEYVPGSSDRKTDRFAFKYTLVPPLEREGTRLEFCLCYESSAGTFWANNKGLNYVMFCHQKGQIKEHGPQMQEESYKSKRSCLKANRNGSTVEKTRDNANAATVATELEATQRAEKAHRQTLDSKDVQLLLHSDEHRTLVESVKSRRKAARLVRVQDYLSQRTHQESKDLACDSASGQKDSQSMPAPWGDSASLLYKYQKAQPNECPQVLTYHQIPLLTLDWSNDKPQQWETADADDIWSGKAKTILSKEENAPSADDMWETFLPGTDDTDNKKASVCDAWQAFLNGPDHSNVPESEWLQTAASVSPSNDKGPQPQYSAFREFQLGAGIPAAAQAHCLDARQPLSDTWGELLANVALNTEDHQPAEACVTSPRDDNAATQDASQRSETSSVTDTPQKFCLEGAPRSEDSIDSSTECHKHVVREREREGIIGGAKEVEEEPITSHMADLITSSGESQTTDMTAMPGFQNASAVDSISQEARLDEGLSSTGEGEVTGTAHNAVDDTLAFRETIRQGTKDGARYVSSTSRKGVEEEDIMMNYTENKASTEEEIFRPHRTEESETSPRYADEMQCEQFGPNRNGGNQQESETGPQHLHAGRFDSKQENKIVAAELNEGVPLNTKGVTALEKTEQETSFSTTGNETKGLISTAEERFQALDDQAWQHNDTALDVSASIILDVYDKQSQSVQRGKEPKVEMKQESQMEQNGLKLKEGEHGLNFNKTEVGKSFSCNGIIENQSEKTRPTEKSNDVNQAFQSGRNTFRPPANKCNPKGLEVVEVGSTDSQEDTEGQNENICGETSQEEIEVKENAAKKDTSAEHQSETLQRLEGDTTQEDRDEMMSIRELKMEAGRELMGNVEGPQGERKNAPAELKEEEELSAEVESSLRVEYKKLSDGTKEPIMGENTASLEVIEVGLEEIFIERFVEDLVRGIWEEVYGREVQTSNRHTDIVDGMGCMLRDTTQGCHLLFEKDFNDTFDSGVFSLTELPTDPNSSFCQGLEQAVPTKGHERSVLEGSKLLDTAEQTHFVSESHTDLILSSNLSHNLTTTLDARSRQSLPETTPALGEAPMDQKSHTHIKERSAAHCETGRQIEGCVVAHGEIFNKSAHPFHKHPSSSSEKLKETDGLVWCSILYILSHVTRLLIYALLISGFFVIVFLYDFPAVFALYIFSLSWWFYKWRRQHVMTDKEMVE